Proteins from one Impatiens glandulifera chromosome 2, dImpGla2.1, whole genome shotgun sequence genomic window:
- the LOC124926209 gene encoding transcription factor DIVARICATA-like isoform X1, with product MYFLIGFFYFSASMEALNHSLFDSTLNWLIQDDTSTIITNWSKNENKIFEKALAKYDETTPDRWEKIAAMIPGKTASDVLRQYSELEADVSDIEAGLVPIPGYLSSSFTMEMVNSRSFEAFKKRNSADRSSDQERKKGVPWTEEEHRRFLMGLQRYGKGDWRSISRNFVISKTPTQVASHAQKYFIRLNSGGGKDKRRPSIHDITTVHLTDSTPISDNNNESQSQTPQKEQKLPCPSKEPPQWFLPRTNNGMEMLFNSNWDNNPFPCEMASYLRPHNSMLQMQSKRYQIHG from the exons ATGTATTTTTTGATtggtttcttttatttttcagcATCCATGGAAGCTCTGAATCATTCCTTGTTTGATTCAACTCTGAATTGGTTGATCCAAGACGATACTAGTACTATTATCACAAACTGGTCTAAGAATGAGAACAAGATATTTGAAAAAGCTCTCGCGAAATACGACGAGACAACGCCTGATCGATGGGAGAAAATAGCTGCCATGATTCCTGGAAAGACTGCTTCGGATGTTCTAAGGCAATACTCAGAGTTAGAAGCAGATGTTAGCGATATAGAAGCCGGTTTGGTCCCAATTCCGGGATACTTATCCTCGTCTTTCACAATGGAAATGGTAAATAGTCGCAGCTTTGAGGCGTTTAAAAAGAGAAACTCTGCAGATCGATCATCCGatcaagagaggaagaaagGAGTACCCTGGACAGAAGAAGAACATAG GCGGTTTCTGATGGGGCTTCAAAGATATGGTAAAGGAGACTGGAGGAGCATCTCGAGGAACTTTGTCATCTCGAAGACACCAACTCAAGTAGCAAGTCATGCTCAGAAATACTTCATAAGGTTGAACTCCGGGGGTGGAAAAGATAAGAGGCGACCAAGTATCCATGACATCACAACGGTCCATCTCACTGACTCTACTCCAATATCAGACAATAACAACGAATCTCAATCACAAACACCACAAAAAGAACAAAAGCTTCCGTGTCCATCGAAAGAACCGCCTCAATGGTTTCTTCCACGCACAAACAATGGAATGGAGATGCTTTTCAACTCGAATTGGGATAATAATCCATTCCCTTGTGAGATGGCTTCTTATCTTAGGCCACACAACTCTATGTTACAAATGCAATCCAAAAGGTATCAAATTCATGGATGA
- the LOC124926209 gene encoding transcription factor DIVARICATA-like isoform X2, which produces MEALNHSLFDSTLNWLIQDDTSTIITNWSKNENKIFEKALAKYDETTPDRWEKIAAMIPGKTASDVLRQYSELEADVSDIEAGLVPIPGYLSSSFTMEMVNSRSFEAFKKRNSADRSSDQERKKGVPWTEEEHRRFLMGLQRYGKGDWRSISRNFVISKTPTQVASHAQKYFIRLNSGGGKDKRRPSIHDITTVHLTDSTPISDNNNESQSQTPQKEQKLPCPSKEPPQWFLPRTNNGMEMLFNSNWDNNPFPCEMASYLRPHNSMLQMQSKRYQIHG; this is translated from the exons ATGGAAGCTCTGAATCATTCCTTGTTTGATTCAACTCTGAATTGGTTGATCCAAGACGATACTAGTACTATTATCACAAACTGGTCTAAGAATGAGAACAAGATATTTGAAAAAGCTCTCGCGAAATACGACGAGACAACGCCTGATCGATGGGAGAAAATAGCTGCCATGATTCCTGGAAAGACTGCTTCGGATGTTCTAAGGCAATACTCAGAGTTAGAAGCAGATGTTAGCGATATAGAAGCCGGTTTGGTCCCAATTCCGGGATACTTATCCTCGTCTTTCACAATGGAAATGGTAAATAGTCGCAGCTTTGAGGCGTTTAAAAAGAGAAACTCTGCAGATCGATCATCCGatcaagagaggaagaaagGAGTACCCTGGACAGAAGAAGAACATAG GCGGTTTCTGATGGGGCTTCAAAGATATGGTAAAGGAGACTGGAGGAGCATCTCGAGGAACTTTGTCATCTCGAAGACACCAACTCAAGTAGCAAGTCATGCTCAGAAATACTTCATAAGGTTGAACTCCGGGGGTGGAAAAGATAAGAGGCGACCAAGTATCCATGACATCACAACGGTCCATCTCACTGACTCTACTCCAATATCAGACAATAACAACGAATCTCAATCACAAACACCACAAAAAGAACAAAAGCTTCCGTGTCCATCGAAAGAACCGCCTCAATGGTTTCTTCCACGCACAAACAATGGAATGGAGATGCTTTTCAACTCGAATTGGGATAATAATCCATTCCCTTGTGAGATGGCTTCTTATCTTAGGCCACACAACTCTATGTTACAAATGCAATCCAAAAGGTATCAAATTCATGGATGA
- the LOC124927123 gene encoding probable sugar phosphate/phosphate translocator At3g11320 has protein sequence MSTVKGSSRLFTIGLVASWYSSNIGVLLLNKYLLSNYGFKYPIFLTMCHMTACSLLSYIAIAWMKMVPMQTIRSRVQFMKIAALSMVFCTSVVSGNISLRYLPVSFNQAIGATTPFFTAVFAYFITMKREAWLTYVTLIPVVTGVVIASGGEPSFHLFGFIICIGATAARALKSVLQGILLSSEGEKLNSMNLLLYMAPIAVVLLLPATLYMEENVVGLTLALAKEDIRIIWYLLFNSALAYFVNLTNFLVTKHTSALTLQVLGNAKGAVAVVVSILIFRNPVSVTGMLGYSLTVMGVVLYSEAKKRSK, from the exons ATGTCCACGGTAAAAGGTTCGAGCCGACTCTTCACCATCGGGCTCGTAGCTTCATGGTATTCTTCAAACATTGGTGTTCTGTTGCTCAACAAGTATTTGCTAAGCAATTATGGCTTCAAGTATCCTATCTTCCTAACAATGTGTCACATGACGGCTTGTTCGTTGCTCAGCTATATAGCCATAGCGTGGATGAAGATGGTTCCTATGCAGACGATTCGGTCTAGGGTGCAGTTCATGAAGATTGCTGCTCTTAGCATGGTCTTCTGTACTTCTGTTGTCAGCGGAAATATATCTCTTCGATATTTACCGGTTTCGTTTAATCAGGCTATTGGAGCTACGACGCCTTTCTTTACTGCTGTATTTGCGTATTTTATAACTATGAAGAGGGAGGCCTGGCTTACATACGTGACTCTCATTCCTGTCGTGACTGGCGTTGTCATAGCTAGCGGG GGTGAGCCAAGTTTTCATCTTTTTGGATTTATAATATGCATTGGTGCAACAGCTGCAAGGGCACTTAAATCTGTTCTCCAAGGAATTCTGCTTTCTTCTGAAGG ggAAAAGTTGAACTCCATGAACCTTTTACTTTACATGGCTCCAATAGCTGTTGTACTTCTACTTCCTGCAACACTTTATATGGAAGAAAATGTAGTTGGTTTAACGTTAGCCTTGGCAAAGGAGGATATCAGGATCATATGGTATCTTCTCTTCAACTCCGCCCTGGCATATTTTGTGAATCTGACAAATTTTTTGGTCACAAAACACACTAGTGCTTTAACCCTACAG GTTCTTGGGAATGCAAAGGGGGCAGTTGCTGTGGTAGTTTCGATATTGATATTCAGAAATCCCGTTTCAGTTACTGGGATGCTGGGCTACTCACTTACAGTTATGGGTGTTGTCCTATACAGTGAAGCAAAAAAACGTAGTAAGTAA
- the LOC124927734 gene encoding F-box/kelch-repeat protein At3g23880-like — protein sequence MDIKSDPSKHDGESMGQSSSAVDDSDSVHLATTLPAEIISDILIILPVKSLIRFKSVCKSWRALISDPIFVKAHLQGNIQDKDYASHRLIMKTDTPHYDLKSCSLSSVLNEESSITCLDYPWEHPPRSIRIIGSVNGLVCIRVDLSLYTSLYIWNPSTGKAKRLPDYGSTIYAEIISYGFGYDEANSDYKVVIIYLIIRPFDRSYNPQGKIYGLKSDSWRKIDDFYMRSQLYAYCTFVSGSLNWAVSGGTILSLDLSKETCSETELPFYLEEEMVCGNLGNLSGSLCQLSYVYGMMKIDLWVMKQFGKVESWSKMYSIPYQCEIETFKNYASLISSGKNKVLMLIGSVLMLYNLETKTVTHPDFQNLSNFLDVDAYIESLVSPDDASNNSIDEVIVEMVFIY from the exons ATGGACATCAAGAGTGATCCTTCTAAGCATGATGGAGAGAGTATGGGACAAAGCTCCTCCGCCGTCGACGACTCTGATTCGGTCCATCTCGCAACCACCCTACCGGCAGAAATCATTTCAGATATCCTAATCATACTGCCAGTCAAATCACTCATCCGATTTAAGTCCGTCTGCAAATCCTGGCGTGCTTTGATATCTGATCCGATATTTGTTAAGGCCCATCTGCAAGGTAACATCCAAGACAAGGATTATGCATCCCATAGGCTTATTATGAAAACCGACACTCCTCATTATGATTTGAAATCATGTTCCCTCTCATCTGTTTTGAATGAAGAATCATCTATTACATGCCTCGATTATCCGTGGGAGCACCCACCCCGATCGATTAGGATAATTGGTTCAGTTAACGGGTTAGTTTGTATCCGTGTGGATCTTTCTTTATATACTTCTCTCTATATATGGAACCCATCTACTGGGAAAGCAAAGAGACTGCCTGATTATGGTAGTACAATATATGCAGAGATCATTTCATATGGGTTTGGATATGACGAAGCTAATTCCGATTATAAGGTGGTTATTATTTACCTTATAATTAGACCTTTTGACCGGTCTTATAATCCTCAAGGAAAAATTTATGGGTTAAAGAGTGATTCGTGGAGGAAGATTGACGATTTTTATATGAGAAGCCAGTTGTATGCTTATTGCACGTTTGTGAGTGGATCGCTTAACTGGGCAGTATCTGGTGGCACTATTCTCTCTTTGGATTTGTCGAAAGAAACCTGTTCTGAAACCGAACTACCTTTTTATTTGGAGGAGGAGATGGTTTGTGGTAACTTAGGGAATTTAAGTGGAAGTCTATGTCAGTTATCTTACGTTTATGGGATGATGAAAATTGATTTATGGGTGATGAAGCAGTTTGGAAAAGTAGAGTCCTGGTCTAAGATGTATTCAATACCGTATCAATGTGAGATAGAAACTTTTAAGAATTATGCATCCTTGATTAGTTCTGGGAAGAATAAAGTGCTTATGTTGATTGGATCGGTTTTGATGTTGTATAATCTTGAGACTAAGACGGTTACACATCCCGACTTTCAAAATCTCAGCAATTTCCTTGATGTAGACGCTTATATCGAGAGTCTGGTCTCGCCTGATGATGCCAGCAACAACTCAATAGATGAGGTGATTGTGGAAATG GTCTTTATCTATTGA
- the LOC124924988 gene encoding F-box/kelch-repeat protein At3g23880-like, with protein MDIKSDPSKHGESMKQSSAAADDSDSVHLATSLPEEIISDILIKLPVKSLIRFKSVCKSWSALISDPIFVKAHLQGNIQDKNYARHRLIMKTRPQFDVKSCSLSSVLNEESSITDIDYPLEDYPLSFRVIGSANGLVCIRLLACDNSLFIWNPSTGRAKSLPPYGFRIHLERIISYGFGYDEANSDYKVVVIYLLGRPFEMSYNPVAKIYGLKSDSWRKIEDFYIIPQMSPYCTFVSGSLNWAAAVDNIVSFDLSKETCSVTRLPFYDREMVCGSNLGNLSGCLCQLSSDYGMMKIDLWVMKQFGKVESWSKMYSIPYQCEIRTFKDYTSLIISGKNKVLMLIGSVLILCNLETKTVTHPDLQNINNFLDVNTYIESLVAPDDASNKSLEEVIDEMAY; from the exons ATGGACATCAAGAGTGATCCTTCTAAGCATGGAGAGAGTATGAAACAAAGCTCCGCCGCCGCCGACGACTCTGATTCCGTCCATCTCGCAACCTCTCTGCCGGAAGAAATCATTTCAGATATCCTAATCAAACTGCCAGTCAAATCACTCATCCGATTTAAGTCCGTCTGCAAATCCTGGAGTGCTTTGATATCTGATCCAATATTCGTTAAGGCCCATCTGCAAGGTAACATCCAAGACAAGAATTATGCACGCCATAGACTTATTATGAAAACCCGTCCTCAGTTTGATGTGAAATCCTGTTCTCTCTCATCTGTTTTGAATGAAGAATCTTCTATTACAGACATCGATTATCCATTGGAGGATTACCCCCTATCGTTTCGGGTAATTGGTTCAGCTAACGGGTTAGTTTGTATACGTTTGCTTGCATGTGataattctttatttatatgGAACCCATCTACTGGGAGAGCAAAGAGTCTGCCTCCTTATGGTTTTAGAATACATCTAGAGCGAATCATTTCATATGGGTTTGGATATGACGAAGCTAATTCCGATTATAAGGTGGTTGTTATTTACCTTTTAGGAAGACCTTTTGAAATGTCTTATAATCCTGTAGCAAAGATTTATGGGTTAAAGAGTGATTCTTGGAGGAAGATTGaagatttttatataattccTCAGATGTCTCCTTATTGCACGTTTGTGAGTGGATCCCTTAACTGGGCAGCAGCTGTTGACAATATTGTCTCTTTTGATTTGTCGAAAGAAACCTGTTCTGTAACCCGTCTACCTTTTTATGACCGGGAGATGGTTTGTGGTTCAAATTTAGGGAATTTAAGTGGATGTCTATGTCAGCTATCTTCCGATTATGGGATGATGAAAATTGATTTATGGGTGATGAAGCAGTTTGGAAAAGTAGAGTCCTGGTCTAAGATGTATTCAATACCGTATCAATGTGAGATAAGAACTTTTAAGGATTATACATCCTTGATTATTTCCGGGAAGAATAAAGTGCTTATGTTGATTGGATCGGTTTTGATATTGTGTAATCTTGAGACTAAGACGGTTACACATCCTGACCTTCAAAATATCAACAATTTCCTTGATGTAAACACTTATATTGAGAGCCTGGTCGCACCTGATGATGCCAGCAACAAATCATTAGAAGAGGTGATTGATGAAATG GCATACTGA